In a genomic window of Actinomycetota bacterium:
- the murD gene encoding UDP-N-acetylmuramoyl-L-alanine--D-glutamate ligase, which translates to MIQALTRTSDWSAVRVTVAGIGIAGFAAADALAQLGAKVVVIDAADGDKQRERAEVLDVIGVEVLLGHEGGLPPTDLLVVSPGLRPSAEVIQQAVTQDIPVWGELELAWRLRAPEGAAPWLVVTGTNGKTTTTLMLESMLSAAGLRAVSAGNIGNSLIDVVMHDEVDVIAVEVGAPQLPFIVSISPYAAVCLNVADDHIDHFGSLDAYIAAKSRIYERTQVAAVFNADDAITLRMVQEAEVVEGCRAIGFTLGIPDVSMLGVVDLLMVDRAFIDNRMDAAQELAVTTDVHPNAPHNIANALAAAALARAFGVPASAVREGLLNFTPAGHRIATVATVDEVTYIDDSKATNTHAASTSLRAYQSIVWIAGGMAKGQDFDELVIEAASRLRGVVLLGVDRELIAEALRRHAPQVPMKVLDRTETDAMVEAVAAARSFAQPGDTVLLAPGCASWDMFRDYAQRGDIFADAVLVIGGVAS; encoded by the coding sequence GTGATTCAAGCGCTGACCCGCACCTCTGATTGGTCCGCTGTCCGGGTGACCGTTGCAGGTATTGGCATCGCTGGCTTCGCAGCGGCAGATGCCCTTGCGCAGTTAGGCGCGAAGGTGGTCGTCATTGACGCTGCCGATGGCGACAAGCAGCGGGAGCGAGCCGAGGTGCTCGATGTCATCGGCGTAGAAGTCCTGTTAGGACACGAGGGCGGATTGCCCCCGACGGACCTGCTTGTGGTCTCACCCGGATTGCGGCCAAGTGCTGAGGTCATTCAGCAGGCCGTGACTCAGGACATTCCTGTTTGGGGGGAGTTGGAACTGGCTTGGCGATTGCGTGCACCCGAGGGCGCCGCGCCCTGGCTCGTTGTCACCGGTACGAATGGCAAGACCACCACAACTCTGATGCTCGAATCGATGCTCTCGGCGGCTGGCTTGCGAGCCGTTTCAGCGGGGAATATCGGCAACTCATTGATCGACGTGGTGATGCATGACGAGGTTGACGTCATCGCGGTGGAGGTGGGTGCTCCGCAGCTGCCCTTCATCGTCTCGATCAGCCCGTATGCAGCAGTGTGTCTTAACGTTGCCGATGATCACATCGATCATTTCGGCAGTCTTGATGCATACATTGCAGCGAAGTCCCGAATTTACGAACGCACGCAGGTGGCGGCAGTGTTCAACGCCGATGATGCAATCACCTTGCGCATGGTCCAAGAAGCCGAAGTCGTTGAAGGTTGCCGCGCGATTGGCTTCACCTTGGGCATCCCCGATGTATCGATGCTTGGAGTGGTCGACCTCTTGATGGTCGATCGCGCATTCATCGACAATCGCATGGATGCCGCGCAAGAACTTGCTGTCACAACTGATGTGCATCCAAATGCTCCGCACAACATTGCGAACGCACTCGCTGCCGCGGCGCTGGCCCGAGCTTTTGGGGTGCCGGCATCAGCGGTGCGTGAAGGACTGCTCAATTTCACTCCGGCTGGCCACCGGATTGCCACGGTTGCCACAGTCGATGAAGTCACCTACATCGATGATTCCAAGGCCACGAACACACATGCGGCGAGCACTTCGCTTCGCGCATATCAATCAATTGTGTGGATTGCCGGTGGCATGGCAAAGGGGCAGGACTTCGACGAATTGGTGATCGAGGCTGCTTCTCGCTTGCGTGGAGTCGTGCTGCTTGGTGTGGATCGCGAACTCATTGCAGAAGCATTGAGGCGACACGCGCCGCAAGTACCCATGAAAGTCCTCGACCGCACCGAGACTGATGCAATGGTCGAAGCTGTTGCCGCCGCGCGCTCATTCGCGCAACCGGGTGACACAGTGCTGCTCGCTCCAGGGTGCGCTTCATGGGACATGTTTCGTGACTATGCGCAGCGTGGAGACATCTTCGCTGATGCGGTGCTCGTGATTGGCGGAGTTGCGTCATGA
- a CDS encoding polyphenol oxidase family protein has protein sequence MISTSPTSSNKELPQILMNPVAVGRFCPATPGGRPVNWAATGRFGGISSGNFLDFNLSLTVGDDVDSVEQNRLSAGQLVGVTDVNVLDAQHGARVEFATAAGIARSADAVVTTLPGLGLLALAADCVPIVLSDPHAGVIAAVHCGWRSLGLGVVAAAIGEMRAHGAQGIRAVTGPAICVDCYPVGRECVDELREQLPAEVFAATAHERANQWHLDMRAGVHAQLRLHGVAFSSITRCTATDAQLFSYRADGRTGRQGMIVAL, from the coding sequence ATGATCTCGACATCCCCGACTTCCTCAAATAAGGAACTTCCCCAGATCCTTATGAATCCCGTTGCCGTCGGGCGTTTTTGCCCGGCGACACCTGGTGGCCGTCCAGTCAACTGGGCGGCCACTGGTCGTTTTGGAGGGATCAGTTCTGGCAATTTCCTCGATTTCAATCTCTCGCTCACTGTTGGCGATGACGTCGATTCGGTCGAGCAGAATCGACTGAGCGCCGGACAACTCGTGGGCGTGACCGATGTCAACGTTCTTGATGCGCAGCACGGCGCACGAGTGGAGTTCGCCACTGCCGCCGGTATCGCGCGCAGCGCGGACGCAGTAGTGACGACTTTGCCTGGGTTGGGACTGCTTGCACTGGCGGCCGACTGTGTGCCGATAGTGCTGTCCGATCCTCATGCTGGAGTTATTGCTGCTGTGCATTGCGGTTGGCGCAGTCTTGGACTCGGAGTGGTGGCGGCTGCCATCGGTGAAATGCGTGCACACGGCGCTCAAGGAATCCGCGCTGTGACGGGTCCGGCCATATGTGTTGATTGCTATCCGGTTGGTCGCGAATGTGTGGACGAACTCAGGGAGCAATTGCCCGCTGAAGTGTTCGCGGCCACAGCGCATGAACGCGCAAATCAGTGGCATCTAGATATGCGCGCAGGTGTCCACGCGCAGTTGCGACTCCATGGAGTCGCATTCAGTTCAATCACACGTTGCACGGCTACCGACGCGCAATTATTTTCCTATCGCGCAGACGGACGCACTGGCCGACAGGGCATGATCGTGGCGTTATGA
- the ftsZ gene encoding cell division protein FtsZ — translation MAAPQNYLAVIKVVGIGGGGVNAVNRMIEVGLKGVEFIAINTDAQALLMSDADVKLDIGRELTRGLGAGANPEVGKKAADDHKEEIEEVLKGADMVFVTAGEGGGTGTGGAPVVAAIARSLGALTIGVVTRPFGFEGRRRQSQADVGIDNLRAEVDTLIVIPNDRLLSLSDRNISVIDAFRQADHVLLQGVSGITDLITTPGLINLDFADVKSIMHSAGSALMGIGSARGEDRAVEAAEKAISSPLLEAGIDGAHGVLLSISGGSDLGLFEINEAARLVADAAHPDANIIFGAVIDDTLGDEVRVTVIAAGFDGGEPPPRTAATRRSAEATPTTTGEVPIVTSPAARPVQPARTIVFDDADDDLDIPDFLK, via the coding sequence GTGGCGGCTCCACAGAATTATCTCGCGGTCATCAAGGTTGTCGGAATCGGCGGCGGCGGTGTCAATGCGGTCAATCGAATGATTGAGGTCGGTCTGAAGGGCGTGGAGTTCATCGCCATCAACACCGATGCGCAGGCACTCCTGATGAGCGACGCAGACGTCAAGCTCGATATCGGTCGCGAACTGACTCGCGGGCTCGGCGCTGGCGCCAACCCTGAGGTCGGCAAGAAGGCAGCCGACGATCACAAAGAGGAGATCGAAGAGGTGCTCAAAGGTGCCGACATGGTCTTCGTCACGGCGGGCGAAGGAGGCGGCACGGGTACTGGTGGCGCACCAGTTGTTGCCGCTATCGCACGTTCGCTCGGCGCACTCACCATTGGCGTTGTTACGCGTCCATTTGGTTTCGAAGGACGTCGTCGCCAGTCGCAGGCCGATGTCGGCATTGACAATCTGCGCGCCGAGGTCGACACCCTCATCGTCATTCCGAACGACCGACTGCTGTCGCTGTCGGATCGCAACATCAGTGTCATCGATGCATTCCGTCAAGCCGATCACGTATTGCTGCAAGGTGTCTCGGGCATTACCGATCTCATCACGACCCCGGGCTTGATCAACCTCGACTTCGCAGACGTCAAGAGCATCATGCACTCCGCTGGTTCAGCGCTCATGGGAATCGGTTCGGCCCGCGGTGAAGATCGCGCAGTAGAAGCAGCTGAGAAGGCAATCTCGAGTCCACTGCTTGAAGCCGGCATCGATGGAGCGCATGGAGTGCTGTTGTCGATCTCCGGCGGCAGCGATCTTGGTCTCTTTGAGATCAACGAGGCTGCTCGACTGGTCGCCGATGCTGCTCACCCAGATGCCAACATTATCTTCGGCGCGGTTATTGACGACACCCTTGGCGACGAGGTTCGGGTCACCGTGATCGCTGCGGGCTTCGATGGCGGAGAGCCACCCCCACGCACTGCTGCCACGCGCCGGTCAGCGGAAGCGACGCCAACCACCACTGGTGAGGTTCCAATCGTGACCTCGCCTGCTGCACGGCCAGTGCAGCCAGCTCGAACCATTGTGTTCGACGACGCCGACGATGATCTCGACATCCCCGACTTCCTCAAATAA
- a CDS encoding FtsQ-type POTRA domain-containing protein encodes MTPPVVELDKHRARGPRKRLRVILVIFALVALAAAAWMIWFSSLLTADGVTVIGVDGSAAQEVRNTASVPLGVPLAQLDTDAIAQHLSTIGWIEHIDVRRGWPHDVVIAVTPRTAIATRGDSTVVDASGVPFTPVAQVPSGLPTVHADDLGLVAAMGVLVSLPDDLRSKVVLLTASTRDDVALTLKSSAIVRWGSVEQAELKAQVTRALLKRKAKIYDVSAPELPTTFKEKLHK; translated from the coding sequence ATGACTCCACCCGTTGTTGAACTTGACAAGCATCGCGCGCGCGGACCGCGCAAGCGATTGCGCGTCATTCTCGTGATATTCGCGCTTGTCGCACTCGCCGCCGCGGCCTGGATGATTTGGTTCTCCTCGCTCTTGACTGCCGATGGTGTAACTGTGATTGGCGTTGATGGCTCAGCAGCGCAAGAGGTGCGCAACACTGCAAGCGTTCCGCTAGGTGTGCCACTCGCCCAACTCGATACCGATGCCATTGCGCAGCATCTCTCGACGATTGGCTGGATCGAGCACATCGATGTCCGCCGCGGCTGGCCGCATGACGTTGTCATTGCAGTGACACCGCGCACGGCCATCGCAACGCGTGGTGACAGCACGGTCGTGGATGCATCGGGAGTCCCGTTCACACCTGTTGCTCAAGTGCCTTCGGGACTGCCGACGGTGCACGCAGATGATCTCGGTCTGGTCGCGGCCATGGGCGTCCTCGTCAGCTTGCCTGACGATCTTCGATCGAAGGTTGTCCTGCTCACGGCAAGCACTCGCGATGACGTCGCACTCACCTTGAAGTCCTCGGCCATCGTGCGTTGGGGAAGCGTGGAGCAGGCCGAATTGAAGGCCCAGGTCACCCGGGCATTGCTCAAGCGCAAGGCCAAGATCTACGACGTCTCCGCACCAGAGCTTCCGACCACCTTCAAAGAGAAGCTCCACAAGTAA
- the murC gene encoding UDP-N-acetylmuramate--L-alanine ligase, whose product MSDLGHVFIVGIGGAGMSGIARILVAQGASVSGSDAKDSRRIDSLRAIGVNVHIGHSGEWLDGVDTLVFSTAIPESNAERHTAQERGIPELTRADALVAVMSGSRGVAVSGTHGKTTTTSMLTVALQHCGADPSFAIGSELNETGANAHLGSGEIFVVEADESDGAFLQLAAVAAIVTNVEADHLNHWGNLAAIEQGFLDFALNVRANHGFVTVCIDDEGGRRLAVDAAEHGVDVRTYGASVDALYRLIEPRLVGRGWEYSVEHLGERIGTVSLQVPGMHNALNSLAALVTGIGLGFAPEQLILGLAEFSGTRRRFDFKGESHGVRVFDDYAHHPTEIDATLRAARDVVGDGRLIVAFQAHHYYRTAHFMMEFGAALGLADEVVVLEVYAPGETPIPGASGQTMASNVPLPEGQVHFEPSWSAVAGELVARSHSGDLIMTLGAGDIGLLGAEVLELLAERA is encoded by the coding sequence GTGAGTGATTTGGGGCATGTCTTCATCGTGGGCATCGGCGGTGCTGGCATGTCGGGAATTGCTCGCATTCTCGTTGCGCAGGGTGCCAGTGTCTCGGGCAGCGATGCCAAGGACTCGCGGCGCATCGACTCGCTGCGCGCGATCGGCGTCAATGTGCACATTGGCCACTCCGGCGAATGGCTTGATGGAGTCGACACTCTGGTCTTCTCCACCGCCATCCCCGAAAGCAATGCCGAACGCCATACGGCCCAGGAACGTGGCATCCCCGAGCTGACTCGAGCAGATGCCCTGGTTGCGGTGATGTCCGGAAGCCGCGGCGTTGCCGTATCCGGAACGCATGGCAAGACCACGACCACCTCGATGCTGACTGTTGCGCTTCAACATTGCGGAGCTGACCCCTCTTTCGCGATTGGCAGTGAACTCAATGAGACCGGGGCCAATGCGCATCTGGGAAGCGGCGAAATCTTCGTGGTCGAAGCCGATGAAAGTGACGGGGCATTTCTGCAGTTGGCTGCTGTTGCCGCGATCGTCACCAATGTGGAAGCCGATCACCTCAACCATTGGGGAAACCTGGCGGCCATCGAGCAGGGCTTTTTGGATTTCGCGCTCAATGTGCGAGCAAACCATGGCTTCGTGACGGTGTGCATCGATGACGAAGGTGGCCGTCGGCTGGCAGTTGATGCTGCAGAGCACGGAGTCGATGTGCGCACCTACGGCGCTAGCGTCGACGCCTTGTACCGACTCATTGAGCCTCGACTCGTTGGTCGCGGTTGGGAGTATTCAGTTGAGCATTTGGGAGAACGCATTGGCACTGTGAGCCTGCAGGTTCCCGGCATGCACAATGCCCTGAACTCACTGGCTGCTCTTGTGACTGGCATCGGATTGGGCTTCGCGCCGGAGCAGTTGATTCTGGGTCTGGCCGAATTCAGCGGAACTCGGCGTCGATTCGATTTCAAGGGCGAGTCACACGGGGTGCGCGTATTCGATGACTATGCGCACCATCCCACTGAGATTGACGCGACTTTGCGCGCAGCCCGCGATGTTGTCGGCGATGGTCGCCTCATCGTGGCTTTTCAAGCTCACCACTACTACCGAACAGCGCATTTCATGATGGAGTTCGGTGCCGCACTTGGCCTGGCCGATGAGGTGGTGGTGTTGGAGGTCTATGCGCCGGGGGAGACGCCGATACCGGGAGCCAGTGGCCAAACCATGGCCTCAAATGTGCCGCTGCCTGAAGGCCAGGTGCATTTCGAACCCTCGTGGTCTGCAGTTGCCGGCGAACTTGTTGCGCGTTCGCATTCTGGCGATCTGATCATGACTTTGGGAGCCGGCGACATTGGCCTTCTGGGTGCAGAAGTGCTGGAACTGTTGGCGGAGCGGGCATGA
- the mraY gene encoding phospho-N-acetylmuramoyl-pentapeptide-transferase, which produces MRLVVISMTIATVVTLIGTPLVIRFMAKHGYAQAIRVSSEGELYPDHESKHGTPSMGGVAIIFGVVAGYFLTHLLTWRPVTPSAMLVMYLMVGLGLVGVADDYLKIFKQRSTGLRARTKLIGQAVVAVSFAWLSLQFTQDGGAPASMAISFVRDTAIVLPLGLFLLWVWFLVTATTNGVNLTDGLDGLAIGASIMTFIAYVIITVWQYGQNCAFADSVTATCYSTVSPLDLAVMAAAFAGASFGFLWWNTSPARIFMGDTGSLALGGGIAALAILSRTELLLPLLAGLFLITSLSVIAQVGSFKLTGRRVLRMAPLQHHFEMLGWPEIQIVVRFWIIHGLCIGAGIGLFYAEWVSS; this is translated from the coding sequence ATGAGACTGGTCGTGATTTCCATGACCATCGCAACGGTGGTCACGCTTATCGGCACTCCCTTGGTTATCAGATTCATGGCCAAGCACGGCTATGCACAGGCAATTCGTGTCTCGTCAGAGGGCGAGCTCTACCCCGATCACGAGAGCAAGCACGGCACTCCATCCATGGGTGGGGTTGCCATCATCTTTGGCGTCGTCGCTGGCTACTTCTTGACGCATCTGCTCACCTGGCGACCCGTCACGCCTTCAGCGATGCTGGTCATGTATTTGATGGTCGGTTTGGGTCTTGTGGGTGTGGCCGATGACTATTTGAAGATCTTCAAGCAGCGCAGCACTGGCCTGCGCGCTCGCACCAAATTGATTGGTCAAGCTGTTGTTGCGGTGAGCTTTGCTTGGCTGTCGCTTCAGTTCACTCAAGATGGCGGCGCTCCAGCCTCGATGGCCATCTCCTTTGTCCGCGATACAGCGATCGTCTTGCCCCTTGGTCTGTTTCTGCTGTGGGTCTGGTTTCTCGTCACGGCAACCACCAATGGAGTCAATCTCACCGACGGACTCGATGGACTCGCCATTGGCGCATCGATCATGACCTTCATCGCTTACGTGATCATCACTGTCTGGCAGTACGGCCAGAACTGCGCCTTCGCTGATTCGGTTACCGCCACGTGTTATTCAACTGTGAGTCCGCTGGATCTTGCAGTGATGGCGGCCGCCTTTGCCGGCGCGAGCTTTGGCTTCCTGTGGTGGAACACCTCGCCTGCCCGCATCTTCATGGGCGACACGGGATCACTTGCCCTCGGTGGCGGTATCGCCGCACTGGCAATCCTGAGCCGCACGGAATTGCTGCTGCCACTCTTGGCGGGGCTGTTCCTCATCACATCTCTCTCGGTGATCGCACAAGTCGGATCCTTCAAGCTCACTGGTCGCCGCGTTCTGCGCATGGCTCCGCTCCAGCACCACTTCGAGATGCTCGGCTGGCCCGAGATCCAGATCGTCGTGCGATTCTGGATCATCCACGGGCTGTGCATTGGAGCGGGGATTGGGCTGTTCTACGCCGAATGGGTCAGCTCGTGA
- the murG gene encoding undecaprenyldiphospho-muramoylpentapeptide beta-N-acetylglucosaminyltransferase: MSRAIHVVLAAGGTAGHIEPALNLADALVHEEPDVVVTIIGGDHGLESSLVPSRGYALKTVPAVVMPRRISSQLLTVGPKVSAATKQAVAHLQELKPDVIVGFGGYAALPTYRAAKKLGCALIIHEANAKAGLANRVGARYATEVYVTVHGSLAGNPMSLPLRQSIVHLDRAESREQARERFGLSSTAPVLLVFGGSQGAQHINESLALALPRLLEAGIQVLHGFGPHNQSPERQAGYVPLPYIDRMDQAYAAADLAITRAGAMTVAEVAAVGLPTIFVPLPIGNGEQRVNALPVVQSGGGLLVDNADLTPERLVESVMALIHDADELDRMSTAAQRVGVRDAAQRLAVAVLRVARQHRASAGEDAL, from the coding sequence ATGAGTCGGGCGATACATGTTGTGCTCGCAGCAGGTGGAACGGCCGGCCACATAGAGCCGGCACTCAATCTCGCTGATGCACTAGTCCATGAAGAGCCAGATGTCGTGGTCACCATCATCGGTGGCGACCACGGGCTGGAGTCCTCCCTCGTTCCCTCGCGCGGGTACGCACTCAAGACTGTGCCCGCTGTAGTGATGCCGCGACGGATCTCATCGCAGTTGCTTACTGTCGGCCCGAAGGTAAGCGCCGCAACGAAACAGGCTGTCGCCCACCTACAAGAGCTCAAGCCGGATGTGATCGTTGGCTTTGGCGGCTATGCCGCGCTGCCGACGTATCGCGCTGCGAAGAAACTCGGCTGCGCGTTGATCATTCATGAGGCAAATGCCAAGGCCGGCCTGGCCAATCGAGTTGGCGCGCGCTACGCGACCGAGGTGTACGTCACTGTGCACGGCAGCTTGGCTGGAAACCCGATGAGCCTTCCACTGCGCCAGTCCATCGTGCACTTGGATCGAGCTGAATCTCGCGAACAAGCCCGCGAACGATTCGGGCTGTCCAGCACTGCTCCTGTCCTGTTGGTCTTTGGCGGATCCCAAGGAGCTCAGCACATCAACGAATCACTTGCACTGGCCCTGCCGCGGCTGCTCGAAGCAGGGATCCAGGTCTTGCATGGCTTCGGCCCGCACAACCAGTCTCCGGAACGGCAAGCGGGCTATGTGCCGCTGCCCTACATCGACCGGATGGACCAGGCATATGCGGCAGCAGACCTGGCCATTACTCGCGCGGGGGCAATGACTGTGGCTGAAGTAGCAGCCGTTGGCCTGCCGACCATCTTCGTCCCATTGCCGATCGGCAATGGCGAGCAACGGGTGAATGCGCTTCCGGTCGTTCAGTCTGGCGGCGGCTTGCTGGTCGATAACGCCGATCTGACTCCTGAGCGATTGGTCGAATCGGTCATGGCGCTCATTCATGATGCAGACGAACTGGACCGGATGAGCACGGCTGCGCAACGGGTGGGAGTGCGCGATGCAGCACAGCGACTTGCGGTGGCAGTGCTGAGGGTTGCTCGCCAACATCGAGCCAGCGCAGGAGAGGATGCCTTGTGA
- the ftsW gene encoding putative lipid II flippase FtsW: protein MTDTTTRRAAKQSRVKYLLSHPLSTYYLIGGSSVLLLLLGLVMVLSASSIESYRIFGSSYTLAERQALFGVIGLIGLYFTARMSVQFWRGTARWIFLLAIVLLVAVLVIGVSVAGQRNWIDLFGPFRIQPSEFAKFALVVWGADQLARKDHYHADLRHLLVPLLPVAGLFMVLVLLEGDFGNTLMLAAIACGMLFAAGAPWRFFASFAGIGILLVWILTLAAPYRMERFTTWLNPNSDPLGVGWQLTQGHYALGTGGLLGVGLGASREKWGALPEAHTDFIFSVIGEELGLIGTFSVLILFAVLAFAVFRLTRTTSDPFVRLASAGVGSWIVVQAIVNIGAVLGLMPITGVPLPFVSYGGSSLIPTLAAIGMLLAFARNEPGARQSLRRRATARSLARR from the coding sequence ATGACTGACACCACCACCAGGCGCGCGGCCAAGCAAAGTCGCGTGAAGTATCTGCTGAGCCACCCCTTGAGCACGTACTACTTGATCGGTGGCTCCTCTGTCTTGTTGTTGCTCCTCGGCCTTGTGATGGTGCTGTCGGCATCAAGCATCGAGAGCTATCGAATCTTCGGCTCTTCTTACACACTGGCTGAGCGGCAGGCACTGTTCGGCGTGATCGGCTTGATCGGCTTATATTTCACCGCGCGAATGTCCGTCCAATTCTGGCGCGGCACTGCTCGCTGGATTTTCTTGTTGGCGATCGTTCTGCTTGTTGCGGTTCTCGTCATTGGGGTCTCGGTAGCCGGACAGCGCAACTGGATTGACCTGTTCGGTCCTTTCCGGATTCAGCCTTCGGAGTTCGCAAAGTTTGCGTTGGTGGTGTGGGGAGCAGATCAACTTGCTCGCAAGGATCATTACCACGCAGATCTGCGCCACTTGCTCGTGCCGCTGCTGCCAGTGGCAGGCTTGTTCATGGTGTTGGTGCTGCTCGAAGGCGACTTCGGCAACACGCTCATGCTTGCGGCCATTGCCTGCGGAATGCTGTTCGCGGCTGGGGCGCCTTGGCGCTTCTTCGCCTCCTTCGCCGGGATTGGAATTCTCCTGGTCTGGATTCTGACTCTGGCGGCTCCCTATCGAATGGAGCGCTTTACTACTTGGCTCAACCCCAACAGCGATCCACTCGGCGTTGGCTGGCAGCTCACACAAGGGCATTACGCCCTGGGCACTGGTGGCTTGCTCGGAGTGGGGCTGGGGGCAAGTCGCGAAAAATGGGGCGCCCTACCAGAAGCGCATACTGACTTCATCTTTTCGGTCATCGGTGAAGAACTTGGACTGATCGGCACCTTCAGCGTGCTGATCCTGTTTGCCGTGCTTGCCTTCGCTGTATTCCGGCTCACACGCACGACATCGGATCCCTTTGTCCGTCTTGCTTCTGCAGGCGTGGGCTCATGGATCGTGGTGCAGGCCATCGTCAACATTGGCGCAGTGCTCGGCTTGATGCCGATCACCGGAGTGCCGCTGCCCTTCGTCTCCTATGGCGGATCCTCGCTGATTCCCACGTTGGCGGCGATCGGCATGCTGCTGGCCTTTGCCCGTAATGAGCCCGGCGCCAGACAGTCCCTGCGACGCCGAGCAACCGCTCGCTCGCTGGCCAGGCGATGA